A stretch of the Vigna radiata var. radiata cultivar VC1973A chromosome 7, Vradiata_ver6, whole genome shotgun sequence genome encodes the following:
- the LOC106768725 gene encoding uncharacterized protein LOC106768725 — protein MSKKKVSGNTMTLKDFHGGSIPSDLPLPSAPGVTVRASDRSGFDRPLAWGTQMGRSDHWSRPHTSPATRHYDDKSPFLSHTAPIGRNFDEDERKPLDGVSVPRRTISDESIRGGPPSRVEVRPDYGLGGSSLGRQVTPVSQNTIGMGNSYSARLTDAVHVGMNPQSLGGSKEQGTGGGGGYPNAWSMRKEVASAVEPEQPAWSSASAASKLAHASALEKVSSGRWQSKAVHYQADAEIVRSPEVENRPRVNGSVAYNRMDAVGEKEHYDAMLARHAERTLGIDNQVQGGRNELLNYERSGVSRYSDVRPTSAPYNSDGVQLARNEDKIVGSDLQHPMPSEPTERPKLKLLPRAKPQENSEHAAMEYAQGNRQVNDSGHVETVYLAHGHANFAKPVSAGSDSGKESGQRPKLNLKPRSHPVEQLDGNSERDRNALFGGARPRELVLKERGIDDVSINSYDVVEHSNRVENNILRAEKHHTEHSNQSRYSEKTEDAHLDQRTVRKTERKEQRVDGERVHAQRRNWRGDTRRTVRETDRPQASERQPSPETWRKPVEQQPKASPGAAGIRYGRGASAVELAQAFSRSVSDPKVNDRFSGQRALNTGSNRTQVPFSRLVGPTSRPQINGY, from the exons ATGTCGAAGAAGAAAGTTAGCGGTAACACCATGACGCTCAAGGACTTCCATGGCGGTTCTATACCCTCTGATCTCCCTCTACCTTCTGCTCCTGGCGT GACTGTGAGGGCTTCAGATCGTTCTGGTTTTGACCGGCCTTTGGCGTGGGGAACACAGATGGGGCGGTCGGATCATTGGTCTCGGCCACACACGTCGCCGGCAACTAGGCATTACGATGATAAAAGCCCGTTTCTGTCACACACTGCCCCGATTGGTAGGAACTTTGATGAGGATGAGAGGAAGCCCCTCGATGGCGTTTCGGTGCCTCGGAGGACAATCAGTGATGAGAGCATTCGTGGTGGTCCGCCTTCTCGTGTTGAAGTGAGGCCGGATTATGGACTGGGAGGGAGTTCATTAGGCAGGCAAGTCACTCCAGTTTCTCAAAATACTATTGGGATGGGTAACTCGTACTCTGCGAGGCTTACCGATGCAGTGCACGTAGGGATGAATCCTCAGAGTTTAGGAGGTAGTAAGGAGCAGGGaactggtggtggtggtggttatCCGAACGCATGGTCGATGAGGAAAGAAGTGGCAAGTGCTGTTGAGCCGGAGCAACCCGCCTGGTCTAGTGCTAGTGCTGCCTCCAAGTTGGCTCATGCGAGTGCTCTCGAGAAGGTGTCTTCTGGTAGATGGCAGTCAAAGGCGGTACATTATCAGGCAGATGCTGAGATTGTTAGATCTCCTGAAGTGGAGAATAGACCACGTGTTAATGGTAGTGTTGCCTATAATAGGATGGATGCGGTTGGTGAAAAGGAGCACTATGATGCTATGCTAGCAAGACATGCTGAAAGGACCTTAGGCATTGATAATCAGGTGCAAGGTGGTAGGAATGAGTTACTAAATTATGAAAGGTCTGGGGTTTCCAGGTATTCAGATGTACGACCTACAAGTGCACCTTATAACTCTGATGGGGTTCAGCTGGCTCGAAACGAGGACAAAATTGTTGGGTCTGACTTGCAGCACCCTATGCCTTCTGAACCAACTGAGCGACCTAAACTGAAGTTGCTACCAAGGGCAAAGCCGCAGGAAAATTCAGAACATGCTGCTATGGAGTATGCGCAG GGTAATCGTCAGGTTAATGATTCTGGTCATGTTGAAACTGTTTATCTGGCACATGGCCATGCCAATTTTGCGAAGCCTGTATCAGCTGGGTCTGACAGCGGTAAGGAGTCAGGACAGCGTCCCAAGCTGAATTTGAAGCCTCGGTCTCATCCTGTTGAACAGTTGGACGGAAACAGTGAAAGAGACAG GAATGCTTTATTTGGTGGTGCTCGCCCGCGAGAActa GTGTTGAAGGAGCGAGGGATTGATGATGTGTCAATCAACAGTTATGATGTGGTGGAGCATTCGAATCG GGTTGAAAACAACATTTTGAGGGCTGAGAAACATCATACTGAACATTCAAACCAGAGCCGGTACAGTGAAAAGACTGAGGATGCTCATCTCGATCAAAGGACTGTCAGAAAAACTGAAAGGAAGGAGCAAAGGGTAGATGGTGAAAGGGTTCATGCACAGAGAAGAAATTGGCGGGGTGATACTCGGAGAACTGTGAGGGAGACTGATAGGCCACAGGCTTCTGAGAGGCAACCTTCACCTGAGACATGGCGCAAGCCTGTGGAGCAGCAGCCTAAAGCATCTCCAGGTGCTGCTGGCATTCGGTATGGTAGGGGTGCTTCAGCAGTTGAACTTGCACAAGCATTCTCGAGATCTGTATCGGATCCAAAAGTAAATGATAGGTTTTCAGGTCAAAGGGCGCTGAACACAGGAAGCAACAGGACACAAGTTCCTTTTTCACGGCTTGTTGGCCCTACATCAAGGCCTCAGATCAATGGTTATTAA